From Solwaraspora sp. WMMD1047, the proteins below share one genomic window:
- a CDS encoding alanine racemase yields MPTERDLLRDRLDRATAHLDPPFAVVDLAAFDANATALAARAAGKPVRVASKSVRCRALLTRALQRPGWAGVMAYTVAEANWLVRAGVTGDALVAYPSADRAALAELAADAELSAAVTVMVDSTEQLDLIDSIAPADRREPIRVCVDLDASWRPLRGGPAGRLHIGVRRSPVHSAADAGALAARITARPGFRLVGLMAYEAQIAGLGDAPPGQAARGTVIRALQRRSYRELLARRGAAVAAVREHADLELVNGGGTGSVAVTTADPAVTEVTAGSGLYGPTLFDAYRAWRPTPAAFFALPVVRRPSPGVATVLGGGWIASGPAEPSRLPAPWLPAGLRLTGAEGAGEVQTPLVGPAADALRVGDRVWFRHAKAGELCEHVAELHLVAGDQVVETVATYRGEGRAFL; encoded by the coding sequence GTGCCCACCGAACGCGACCTGCTCCGCGACCGCCTGGACCGGGCGACCGCGCACCTCGATCCACCGTTCGCCGTCGTCGACCTGGCTGCCTTCGACGCGAACGCGACCGCCCTGGCGGCCCGCGCGGCCGGCAAGCCGGTCCGGGTGGCCAGCAAGTCGGTCCGCTGCCGGGCACTGCTGACCCGGGCCCTGCAGCGGCCGGGCTGGGCCGGGGTGATGGCGTACACCGTGGCCGAGGCGAACTGGCTGGTCCGGGCCGGCGTCACCGGCGACGCGCTGGTGGCGTACCCGAGTGCGGACCGGGCGGCGCTGGCCGAGCTGGCCGCCGACGCGGAGCTTTCGGCGGCGGTCACCGTGATGGTGGACAGCACCGAGCAGCTCGACCTGATCGACTCGATCGCCCCCGCCGACCGGCGCGAGCCGATCCGGGTCTGCGTCGACCTGGACGCCTCCTGGCGCCCGCTGCGGGGCGGGCCGGCCGGCCGGCTGCACATCGGGGTACGCCGGTCACCGGTGCACTCGGCCGCCGACGCCGGCGCGCTGGCCGCGCGGATCACCGCCCGGCCCGGCTTCCGGCTGGTCGGGCTGATGGCGTACGAGGCGCAGATCGCCGGGCTCGGCGACGCGCCGCCCGGACAGGCGGCCCGGGGCACGGTGATCCGGGCGCTGCAGCGCCGGTCGTACCGGGAACTGCTGGCCCGGCGCGGCGCGGCGGTGGCGGCCGTCCGCGAACACGCCGACCTGGAACTGGTGAACGGCGGCGGCACCGGCAGCGTGGCGGTGACCACCGCGGATCCGGCGGTCACCGAGGTCACCGCCGGATCCGGACTGTACGGCCCGACCCTGTTCGACGCGTACCGCGCCTGGCGGCCGACGCCGGCCGCCTTCTTCGCCCTGCCGGTGGTCCGCCGGCCGAGCCCCGGGGTGGCGACGGTGCTCGGCGGCGGCTGGATCGCCTCCGGACCGGCCGAGCCGAGCCGGCTGCCGGCCCCGTGGCTGCCGGCCGGGCTGCGACTGACCGGCGCCGAGGGCGCCGGTGAGGTGCAGACGCCGCTGGTGGGCCCGGCCGCCGACGCACTGCGGGTCGGCGACCGGGTCTGGTTCCGGCACGCCAAGGCGGGTGAGCTGTGTGAACACGTCGCCGAACTGCACCTGGTCGCGGGCGATCAGGTGGTCGAGACGGTCGCCACCTACCGGGGCGAGGGCCGGGCGTTCCTGTGA
- a CDS encoding TetR family transcriptional regulator, with product MLDACAELVDEVGYEGLTTTLLAERAGVAIGSVYQFFPDKRAIVQALTLRNMESYLQRLNDRFSQGDLDHWWDGVDAGIDEYIAMHRSVPGFRTLHFGDVVDLHLLDEERDNNGVIAEQLAQVLVEQFGIVDGQQLRFALEIAVEAADALIKLAFRRDPEGDDQVLAEAKALIREYLHRQVDQPAADHPRTDPPAEVVAEPEPEPEPAAS from the coding sequence ATGCTGGACGCGTGCGCCGAACTGGTCGATGAGGTCGGCTATGAAGGGCTGACCACCACCCTGCTCGCCGAGCGGGCCGGGGTGGCCATCGGTTCGGTATATCAGTTCTTCCCAGACAAGCGTGCGATCGTGCAGGCACTGACCCTGCGTAATATGGAGAGTTACCTCCAGCGACTGAACGACCGATTCTCCCAGGGCGACCTCGACCACTGGTGGGACGGGGTCGACGCGGGCATCGACGAGTACATCGCGATGCACCGGTCGGTGCCAGGCTTTCGTACCCTGCACTTCGGCGACGTGGTGGACCTGCACCTGCTCGACGAGGAGCGCGACAACAACGGCGTCATCGCCGAGCAGTTGGCTCAGGTGCTGGTGGAGCAGTTCGGCATCGTCGACGGCCAGCAGCTGCGGTTCGCCCTGGAGATCGCCGTGGAGGCCGCCGACGCGCTGATCAAGCTCGCGTTCCGGCGCGATCCGGAGGGTGACGACCAGGTGCTCGCCGAGGCGAAGGCGTTGATCCGGGAGTACCTGCACCGCCAGGTCGACCAACCGGCCGCCGACCACCCGCGCACCGATCCGCCGGCCGAGGTGGTGGCGGAGCCCGAGCCGGAGCCCGAGCCGGCCGCCTCCTGA
- a CDS encoding D-arabinono-1,4-lactone oxidase produces MSGRAPAGGPAPAVRPTPTGWSNWAGNQRATASPVRPRDHAEVVTTVRAAAAEGRRIRPVGSGHSFTDIARTTDLRMELDALTGPPRVDAERRLVTVPAGITLWQLNDLLAEHRLALPNLGDIDSQTIAGAISTGTHGTGAGYGCLSTFVEELLLVTGTGELLRCSASQHPDVFAAARVGLGALGVIVEVTLRCVDAFVLRAHERPAALADVLAALPDLIGGNDHFEFYWFPYTDRVQVKTNNRVPADDRPLPRWRAWLDDEFLSNMVFGAACRLGRTAPAVVPSISAISARALTERSYTARSDRVFCTARRVRFTEMEYGLPRAALPEALAGLRRIVDGLPFKVLFPVEVRFTGPDDLWLSHGYDRESAYLAIHQYVGMPDEPYFRAFEAIAADLAGRPHWGKLHYRDAASLAPAYPRFADFLAVRDRLDPGRVFANAYTDRVLGG; encoded by the coding sequence ATGAGCGGCAGAGCACCGGCCGGCGGCCCGGCTCCGGCCGTTCGGCCGACCCCGACCGGGTGGTCCAACTGGGCCGGCAACCAGCGGGCCACCGCGTCCCCGGTCCGGCCCCGGGACCACGCCGAGGTGGTCACCACCGTTCGCGCCGCGGCCGCCGAGGGCCGGCGGATCAGGCCGGTCGGCAGCGGCCACTCGTTCACCGACATCGCCCGCACCACCGACCTGCGGATGGAACTCGACGCGCTGACCGGACCGCCCCGGGTGGACGCCGAGCGGCGACTGGTCACCGTGCCGGCCGGGATCACCCTGTGGCAGCTCAACGACCTGCTCGCCGAGCACCGGCTGGCGCTGCCCAACCTCGGCGACATCGACAGCCAGACCATCGCCGGTGCGATCTCCACCGGCACCCACGGCACCGGCGCCGGATACGGCTGCCTCTCCACCTTCGTCGAGGAACTACTCCTGGTAACCGGGACGGGCGAACTGCTGCGCTGCTCCGCCAGCCAACACCCCGACGTCTTCGCCGCCGCCCGGGTCGGGCTCGGCGCGCTCGGCGTCATCGTCGAGGTGACCCTGCGCTGTGTCGACGCGTTCGTACTGCGGGCCCACGAACGGCCGGCGGCGCTCGCCGACGTGCTCGCCGCCCTGCCCGACCTGATCGGGGGCAACGACCACTTCGAGTTCTACTGGTTCCCCTACACCGACCGGGTGCAGGTCAAGACCAACAACCGGGTTCCCGCCGACGACCGGCCGCTGCCCCGCTGGCGGGCCTGGCTCGACGACGAGTTCCTCTCCAACATGGTCTTCGGCGCCGCCTGCCGGCTCGGCCGGACCGCGCCCGCCGTGGTCCCGTCGATAAGCGCGATCTCGGCCCGCGCACTCACCGAGCGCAGCTACACCGCCCGCTCCGACCGGGTCTTCTGCACCGCCCGCCGGGTGCGCTTCACCGAGATGGAGTACGGCCTGCCCCGGGCCGCGCTGCCGGAGGCGCTGGCCGGGCTGCGCCGGATCGTGGACGGCCTGCCGTTCAAGGTGCTCTTCCCGGTGGAGGTGCGGTTCACCGGCCCCGACGACCTCTGGCTCTCGCACGGGTACGACCGCGAGTCGGCGTACCTGGCGATCCACCAGTACGTCGGGATGCCCGACGAGCCGTACTTCCGGGCGTTCGAGGCGATCGCCGCCGACCTGGCCGGCCGGCCGCACTGGGGGAAGCTGCACTACCGGGACGCCGCGTCGCTGGCACCGGCGTACCCCCGGTTCGCCGACTTCCTGGCGGTCCGCGACCGGCTCGACCCGGGCCGGGTCTTCGCCAACGCCTACACCGACCGGGTGCTCGGCGGCTGA